From the Selenomonas timonae genome, one window contains:
- a CDS encoding YhcH/YjgK/YiaL family protein codes for MIYGSIHHEKTYAFLPPRIQQALAFAREHDLAALPTGRNEIAGDDLYVNIAHYTTGERSEKIWEAHRAYIDIHVLSEGTEIIDVSLIERMQIHPYEEDKDYVPADGAVTSSTIMRPGDFLICYPEDVHRSGVKVDEAAPLKKGIFKVRVE; via the coding sequence ATGATCTACGGCAGCATCCATCACGAAAAGACCTATGCATTTCTCCCGCCGCGCATCCAGCAGGCGCTTGCCTTTGCACGGGAGCACGACCTCGCGGCGCTGCCCACGGGGCGCAACGAGATCGCGGGAGACGATCTCTACGTCAACATTGCGCACTATACAACGGGTGAGCGCAGTGAGAAGATCTGGGAGGCGCACCGCGCCTACATCGACATCCACGTTCTCTCCGAGGGCACGGAGATCATCGACGTGAGCCTGATCGAGCGGATGCAGATCCATCCCTACGAGGAGGACAAGGACTACGTGCCCGCAGACGGCGCAGTCACGTCCTCGACCATCATGCGTCCCGGTGACTTCCTCATCTGCTATCCCGAGGACGTCCACCGCTCCGGTGTGAAGGTGGACGAGGCGGCACCGCTGAAAAAGGGGATTTTCAAGGTGCGCGTGGAATAG
- a CDS encoding N-acetylmannosamine-6-phosphate 2-epimerase yields MNFFDQVKGKLIISCQALPDEPLHSPFIMGRMARAAKEGGAVAIRAQSVADIEEIRAVAQLPVIGLIKQNYADSPIFITPTMREVDALIGTGCEMIALDMTARDRPQKTDVRDLIARIHAAHRLILADISTYEEGMRAAELGVDAISTTMSGYTPYSPQIAGPDFELMRRLAQDAPIPVFAEGRINTPEELVEAMQTGVFGAIVGSAITRPQVIARRFADAIA; encoded by the coding sequence ATGAATTTCTTTGATCAAGTGAAGGGAAAACTCATCATTTCCTGTCAGGCACTGCCCGATGAGCCGCTGCACAGTCCGTTCATCATGGGGCGCATGGCACGCGCGGCAAAGGAGGGCGGCGCGGTCGCGATCCGCGCACAGAGCGTTGCGGACATTGAGGAGATCCGCGCCGTCGCGCAGCTGCCCGTCATCGGTCTTATCAAGCAGAACTATGCGGACTCCCCCATCTTTATTACGCCGACCATGCGCGAGGTTGATGCACTCATCGGCACGGGCTGTGAGATGATCGCGCTCGACATGACGGCACGCGACCGCCCACAGAAAACCGACGTACGTGATCTCATCGCACGCATTCACGCCGCGCACCGCCTTATTCTCGCCGACATCTCTACCTATGAGGAGGGCATGAGGGCGGCGGAGCTCGGCGTCGATGCGATCTCGACCACGATGTCGGGCTATACTCCGTACAGCCCGCAGATCGCGGGACCAGACTTCGAGCTGATGCGCCGCCTCGCGCAGGATGCGCCCATCCCCGTCTTTGCCGAGGGGCGCATCAATACGCCGGAGGAACTGGTGGAGGCGATGCAGACGGGCGTCTTCGGCGCGATCGTCGGCTCCGCCATCACGCGCCCACAGGTTATAGCGCGTCGTTTCGCCGACGCGATTGCATGA